The following are from one region of the Segatella oris genome:
- a CDS encoding ATP-binding protein, with the protein MNRAMSVTDMLRMKKETYPFEGEWADAFGAPERGGVWFIWGRSGSGKTSFTMKLCKELAKYGKIAYNSLEEGFSLTMKNALIEAGMQDVARRFILISESMKDLDGRLKKHKSPDIIVIDSFQYTQMSFKDYQKFKNRHRDKLLIFISQAEGNKPSGRTAVSVMYDAALKIWVEGYRAISKGRYFGSKGYYTIWEERANIYWGETKE; encoded by the coding sequence GCAATGTCAGTAACCGATATGCTGCGTATGAAGAAAGAAACCTATCCTTTTGAAGGAGAATGGGCCGACGCCTTCGGAGCACCGGAGCGAGGAGGCGTATGGTTCATTTGGGGGCGAAGCGGAAGCGGTAAGACCAGCTTCACGATGAAGCTCTGCAAAGAGTTGGCAAAGTACGGGAAGATAGCCTACAATTCCTTGGAAGAAGGTTTCTCTCTGACAATGAAGAATGCACTTATAGAGGCAGGTATGCAGGACGTTGCACGGCGGTTTATCCTCATCAGTGAAAGCATGAAAGACCTTGACGGCCGTCTCAAGAAGCACAAAAGCCCGGATATCATTGTGATAGACAGCTTTCAGTACACACAGATGAGCTTTAAGGATTATCAGAAGTTTAAGAACCGACACCGGGATAAGCTGCTCATCTTCATCAGTCAGGCAGAAGGAAACAAACCTTCAGGTCGTACAGCGGTGAGTGTGATGTATGATGCAGCCCTGAAGATATGGGTGGAGGGTTATCGGGCAATCAGCAAAGGGCGGTATTTCGGAAGCAAAGGCTATTACACGATATGGGAGGAAAGAGCAAACATATATTGGGGAGAAACAAAAGAGTAA